The Cervus elaphus chromosome 12, mCerEla1.1, whole genome shotgun sequence DNA window aatgtttctgctttctaatatgctgtctagattggtcatgacttttcttccaaggagcaagtgtcttttaattaatttcatggctgcaatcaccatccacagtgattttggagcctcaaaaataaaatctgttgctatttccattgtttccccatctgtttcccatgaaatTTCAACACTCCTCATCAAAAATGGACAGATTTAGCAGGTAGAACATTAATGAGGACATCATCAACCAAATGGATATAACTGACAATGATAGACCACTTCAGGGCAACAACAGGAGAATTTTTCTTAAGTTCACGTGGAATATCCACTAAAATGgaccacattctgggccataaaacacaccttaacaaatttaaaagtattaaaattatACTGTGTATGCTCTCAAAtcacaatggaattaaactaaAATTCAACTTTAGAAAGACGACTAGAGAATTCCCTAAACACTTGGAGATTAAATAACAGACTTCTAAGTAACACACAGATCAAAGAAAAAACTTCAAGagaacttaaattttttaaatattttgaactaaatgaaaatgaaaaatagatctTGCCAAAATTTGTGGGGTGCAGCGAAAGCAGggtttagagggaaatttatagtatTGAGTGTATATAttagtaaagaaaaatgaaaaaaaaaagaaaaatgatctaaaatcaataatctaTGCTCCTTAGGAAACTGGAATAACAGTGAATTAAATGCAAAGTAAAtcgaagaaaaaaattaataaaatttagagCAGATaatcaatgaaatgaaatgaacattTCTTTATATGGTTAGAATTCCTATTTTCAGGCACCAAAAAAATTTTCCTagctctttttgtttctttttcttcttgtatgCTCATTCCATCTGACAGTTTTGGGATTTCCTTATTTTGGCCAAAGATCCCAGTACAGGCTCAGGTCTCATTAAGATGTTTCAGATTTCCTGTTCTGTTATGCCCCAGTTAATGAATCAATGCACCGCTTCGTAAAGCAACGTTGTAATTGTGTCCTTTTACCTCTTTGGTCCTGTAGTTCCAAATAAACTGCAGCCctgattttcttctcttaaaatatctttaaaattaatttatttattcctttttggcTGCATTAGGCCCTTGTTGTTTTGCATgggctgggctttctctagttgctctaGGTACTCTCtagtgatgcatgggcttctcatcgcagtggtttctcctgttgtggagcacaggctcgggggtacacaggcttggtagttgagGCTGGCAGGCTCGGGAGCATGGGCTTGTAGAGCACCACCGGTTCAGTAACTGTGGTgtaggggcttagttgctctgcggcatgcgggatcttcaccgaccagggatagaacccatgatccctgcattggcaggcagattcttatccactgcgccagtAGGGAAGTCGTCAGCTTCTTTTAAGTCCCTAGTTTGAACTAGAGCTGGGAATTTGGCTCTAGTCCATATCTTGAGAAGCACTTTTAGTTCTTTTCACTCCACAGGAACTGTCTTCCTGTTCACCTCTGCCAAACTTTTGGACTTTGAGCCCAATAAGTCTTTGGCTTAACTCAATCACTGCGTTgtggttttgttatttttctgttttttgaaaatgCTTGTCTTGTTTTGACCTAGCTATACATGTGtatttcccccttccctctctccttctcccttcacCTGTCATGTAATGTATCTGGAGCAGAGGGGATGTAGCAAAGGGTCATTTAATGAGCCATCCCCcacctttgttttttctttttttagtatttatttggctgcaccacctGTTAGTTGTGCCAAGTGGGATCTTTGAACTTCTTCGTGTCATGTGacttctttagttgtggcatgtgggatctatgtccctgaccagggactgaacccaggccccctgcattcagagctcagagtcttagccactggaccatgaggaaagCCCCCTGTGAGCTATCTTATTGGAAGTCTATTTAAGCTTTTTAAAGGAATTCTCTGCAAGCAAAGAAAGAGAGTAAGAAGAAAATAGAGCATTCagtttcttcttatttatttggctgagtcaggtcttagttatggcccACAAGATCTATCATTGTGGTGCACCATTTTTCTCCAGCACACAGGCtaagttgccccatggcatatgggaccttggtcccctgaccagggatggtaCCCGTGTTGCCCACATTGGAAGGCACTAAATCATCAGAAAAATCCCACCACCACTGAATCATCAGAAAAGTCCCAAGCATTCAGTTTCTAAAGGAGCAATGAAGGGATCTCTATGCTTAAAGATAGTTCTCTAATAGCAAAGTAGAAAACTTAGTTCCTATCCTCTGGTAATAACCAGGACCTTGATGGTTACTTTCTGAATAGCTAGCATCCTTCCTTCTCATTCACACCTGCTTCCTCTTTCTCACTGCACTTAAAATTTCCATTCCCTGAAGAGTCACCAGTACTCAACTCCCTGTCAATTTAGTCATATAATTACAGTCTTCAaatcatacaaataaataaaacttgtgaACCCATCAACTTCTGAATTAGTCAACATGTGGGGTATACTTAGTGTGAGTGGTGACAAGAGGAGGGGGAGTTGGACTTGAACTCCATATCTAATAACCAGACAAAGGCCCAGGAATAGCCTGAAGAGCCTCTGAAATGAGGCCCCTGGAAGTAGGGAGACACTAGACTCTGCCATAACTAAGACCATCAACATGGAGAGAAAGGTCTTCTAAGGCAGAGTCAAAATGAGGTGTGTCTATATACATGCgtttgtgtgtgtctctgtgggtGGGTATACACATGCATGTGCTGCTTAACTCTGACCTTTAAGAATAAAAGCAGAAGTATTAACCTAACAGTCTTCCAGTTACCATCTGGAAATGATTGGGAATTACTGATGGGGGGGCCAGGATTATTAGAGatgttatgtttgttttctacaatgATTATCAAtgaatctttaaaacaaaaggatCCCAAGGCTTATCTTTAAGAGCAGCAAGGGGTGAAACTGGCCACTATTCCATCTTATTGCCAGGCTTGAGGAGAAGAAGGATGGCCCTCAACTAATGGAAGCGTAGCAGCAGCtactaaagaaattaaagacaggaTGAATGTCCCGGGACCTTCTGCGTGGAGTCTGGTCTGAGTTTAAAAGGGATCTCTAGCCATCAAAATATTCATGTGATTACCTGAATGCGCCCACCCTTACTTGTCTTACACAGTATGTAAAACATGGAGAAAAATTTTAACTTGGTCCACATATATGCTTAGGCTGAAGGAAGTCCTTTAGCCTCATTTAACTTGTAAAGACATAATAGATCCCTAAAGAATCAGAAGGGTCAGAGCCCTATCAAGAATCTGATGAAGTTCACGTTGCtgtatggtagaaactaacacaacattgtaaagcaattatcctccaattaaaaataaattttaaaaggacattATGGCCCTCTTTGCAGAAAAGAGCACACATGAGTTTTGTTTAGAATTtcagagtaaaaaaaaagaacttcagagTTTACAGATGTCTGGTTCACATAACCCACAGCTTAGAAAGAAGCTGTCAGTTTACTGAATAGACTATAAGGGTTTCAAATTACCATTCATCATagaaaggtggggggggggggggcataaaTTCCCCTAAATCTATCCAGCACGTCTCAACTCCTTTGGGTGGTAGGTAATATCTCCACTGATATTCATTCCATTTCTGGTAATGATACCCAATTCAGATTCAACAGTAGTGTTCAAATGCCTTCCATCCTGAGTATTCCCAAGGCCACACATGGCAAAGAAAAGTTCAAACAAAATTTGGTGACATTTTCCTGCATGCACCATTCTGGTCTGTGAAATCCCTGATTCCCAAGAGAGCTCTGATTCAATGCACTGCCATCTATTGCTAGTTTCTTTCATCCATGTACCTAAACActgatgttttttttttagcaactttTTCTTCTGTGAGTTTTCATTATTTGCTTTATGACTATCATACACATTATGGATGCAACATACACAAAGGACATTTCATCAGCTTTAATGCTGTCCCCTTCAGTAATATGGACATGATATTAGGAGAGTTTCCTCAAATTTGCACAATCATTCCCTACTCAGTTAGCTTCTCCCCTGTTTTTAAGTCAAGCAATAGTTCGGTTGTCTTATCAGTCACAGTTCTATATTTGATGCGTGCTGGTCTCACTCGAAGATTCTGTCTGAAGCTCTGACTGGTCATCTTCAACCGGCAGAGTCACTGGACCAAATCCCAGCCTTGACTTTTCTGTAGGAACTGCAGTGATATCTTGATCCAGAGGAGGAGATCTGGAAGTTATGTAATTGAGGAAGGAGACAATCCCTAGGGGAAGAGAAGAATTCTTGGTGAGTTTCAAGAGACAGATGGTCTTTTGGCTTTGAAAATTCTAACTCATTCTTTCAATACTCAACTCACAAGGGCTCTTTTCAGTGAAGTCAatcccctgcccacccctgccccctgccagcACTCTCATTTCATTTCTGTACTTCTTCCATGGTTAGGACAAAGCCTGAACCTCCTGGGTGCAAATCATAGTTCCTACTTTCTGTATGATGCTGGCAAgtgtctctgtgcctcagttagtagaaaagtgaaagtgaagtcgctcagtcgtgtccgactctttgcgaccccatggactgtagcctaccaggttcctccgaccatggaattttccaggcaaaatgtaaatgggttgccatttcctcctccaggagatcttcccaacccagggattgaaccctggtctcccgcattgtaggcagacactttaccgtctgagccaccagggaagacagttAGTAGAACAGGTTACTAATTCTAGATTTTTTTCAGACTCCAAAATGCATGTTTTCTTTACCATACCACACTGCCTCTTGAGGTATGAATGTTCTTAATAGGAATGGTTAGTGCTTCTATTTCTCCTAGattccccctcccttttgagaACTGATTTTCCCTTCCATCCTCCTAGCTTAAGGCAGGAAGGGGACTGACTCACCCGCAAACAAGTATATGAAGTCACTCCCCCAATTAACCTGATAGGGCCATAGGAGAGCTGACTCCATCGTTTCCGAACTATACAAGTCGACCTGTTCCAGAAACAGGATGAGGCAGAGCAGCAAGCAGGAGGCTAGGACCAGAAGAAAACATGTCACATCCCTCGCTGTCTTTAATTTGCCTTGACTGCTACCCTCAATTCTTCTGCTTCCAGACACCATAttatttgtcattgttgtttagtcgctaagtcgtgtccaacatttttgcaaccccatggactgtagcctgccaggttcctctgtccatgggatttcccaggcaagaataactagagtgggctgccatttcctcctccaggggatcttcgccacccaggggtcaaacccacgtcttctgcattgcaggcagattctttatcactaagccactggagaagcccctaCACCATATTACATAGAAAGGATCAAAGAGATAAAATCTAACCAAGATGACTGACCAAGGTGAGGCCTCTTCCCTGGGTTAAGTTAACTAATGTGTTTCATACAGTAAGACAGGGCAGGTAGCTGGCAACTTGATggaatgaagaagagaaagggaacaaGAAAAAGAGGATAAAAACCCACACAGAGGAAATTTGTTCCCTCAACAATTTTGCCACAGTACTACCCTGCCATCTAGGTCTGTACCTGAGATGAAGCTGAGCATGGATACCTTCAGATCCAAGTTACCAGTCATCCTTCCTCTTCTAGGGAGGCAAGAACTGAAGAGCCAGCCAAGGACAACAAGTATGGTGAAGACAGAGATGAGGAAGAAGGCCCTGGAATATTGGAGGTAATCTGCCAAAGAGAAGGAGAGGCTTGGTTAATCCAGCTGGGAACCTCTCCTGAAAAAAACCAGACAGTCTTAGAGAAGGGAGTGAAGACTAAAGAGGATGAAACTGAACTTGCTATGTGGCATCCAGGGCACAAGTAAGAATCTTTCCCAGCTCTTCATTGATAGTTGGAATTTTTTACTATGAAGGCAAAACTTTTACTGTAAAACTAAAGATAATATACAAATAGTTCTGGGTACATTAACACAGTAACTTAGATGTAGACCAGCTTATAAGAGGTGTGACCAATATTACAACAcatatttaaactttttcttgCTCCTAATTCTAATTCTAAAAGTGATACATACTCAATATAACATTGGCGGGACTACAAAAGTGCCAAGAAGCAGGAATAATATCAGCCCTATTCCAGCTACCCACAGACAACCATTGTTAGCATCTTATTTGGTTTCTTTCTGGTATTTTTCTATCCCCTGTACATAGTCGACATGATACtgaatagtgatttttttaaaagagattatgCAGTAAGATTTTTCTCAGATCATCTGCTGTAAACATCACATTCAATGGCTACAAGATAGTCTATCATATCAACATACTTTGCTTAATGATTTTACCATTGTTGgagtttgtttctatttatttttctcttttaaatgtaTCTGGCATGAACAATCATCCTGTGACTATAAAATGAAATCACATTTACCTTAACTCCCATATCATAATGATTTCAAGCCCCCAATTGACTGGATTGCAGGAATTTAACACTCCACaaatatctccttttttttttctgagtctctCAAGGCCCCATCTCATGTGTGTTTGAGGATAGGTCTGCTAAGGTTCTTTTGCTCCAGTGCCCTGACCCTGGTGCCATAACACTCCTCTCGCTCATCTTTTGGCTCCAGGGCTCTGATCTCCTTGGTTCTGCCCCTTCAGACTGGGTTGGGTGAGAAAGAAGAGGGAACATGCCaacccttacttttttttttaagatttatttacttatttattttattttttggctgtggtgggtgtTCATGGTTGCcctcaggctttctctacttgtggcgaGTCGAGTGGGGGCTCTTTgttggggtgtgcaggcttctcattgtggcagcttctcttgttgcagagcacaggctctaggtgagtgggctttagtagttgcagcacatgggttcagtagttgcagctcatgggctttgTTGCTTCTCAGCACAGGATTgtcctgaaccagggatggattgaacctgtgttccttgTATTGCAAggtccactggaccaccaaggaagccccgccAACCCTTACTTTTTGCTACTATATCCCTAACATGAAATAGATCCTTCACTTGACTTCCCCAGCAATACAGAAGAATTCTTCTGTATTTTATCTTCCCCAGCTTTACAGAAGAATTAAGAAATGGAGTAACTTACAAGTAGATATATCTTTACTGAGGTACCACAGATCTACCaatatcttcaatttctttataaGGTGCTTCCTCATCTAGCTTATTTTCTGTCTCAATGTAACAAGGACCAGCTCATCCCTACCAGGAAAAGTTCTCTAAGCACTTTTATGCCTAAAAAGCCAAGTCCAGCTTCAAAGTAACCTTAAAGAGAAGACTACCAAGCTTATCCTTGTCCACAAACTGCctctaaagttttattttgtctAGAACATACCACTGGCTAACAAAATCAATAACAGTAATTTCCATTAAGAGAAACCACCCtcttacccactccaatattcttgagcctcccttgcagctcggctggtaaagaattcacctgcaatgtgggagacctgggttcgatccctgggttgggaagattccctggagaagggaaaggctaccattccattattctggcctggagaattccaaaggggttgcaaagagtcagacaagactgagcactttcactttcactttcgtttTCACCCTCCTACCCACAGAGGTCAGGTGCTATATGGCCCCAACAAGTTAGCCACATTAAAACATGATAACCCAAGGGCAGCACATTTTCTGAAAACTAGGTCATTCAGAATTAGCCAgttaggggtttccctggtggctcagtggtaaagaatccacctaccagtgcaagggacatgggtccaatccctgatccgacatgatcccacatgcctggaggTAGCTAAGCCACTGCTCCACAGCtattgagccagtgctctagagccctagagctgtaactactgagcccctgtgtCATAACTAGTGAAACCCAAGAGTCCTAGAGCCCGTGCTGTGCAATAAGAAGCCACCGCAaagagaagtccatgcacctcaactagagtgtagcctccactcaccacaactagagaaaggcccatgcagcagcaaagactcacacagccaaaaataagtaaataaaattatatacagaaCTAGCCAGCTAGAGCCATCAGCTAGATTGAGCTGCATGAAGCCCAGTGTGATAAGCATCTTTTGCAGTATTGAGCCTATAGTCTCCATGGGCCCTCACAGCCCTTGTCTCAAGCCCTGGACCCTTGCCTACAACTCCTTTGACTATCATTAGTAGGACCAAGGAAAGGTGCCAGTTTAATTCCTGTGCTTGGATATCTGGATTTGGGACTGATTGATGCTACTTTCCTCTCTTGCTTGCTTGAACCAAGAAGAGATAAAGCTAGCCTGGGATATCCCCCTTTCCAGGTACTTATATactaaaaacaggaaaaactgaGCTGTAGagataaaataaatcataaacaaAGTGAAGTGACAAAGGTGTTCAGGAGAGACTGAATGACTAGTTGGCTTGATTTTCTTTGCCTGAGATCACAGTCTCCTCTGGAATCCCCTGAGGTCCAGAAAACTTCCTGCCTTTGGGAATTATGAGATTCTTCCGAATCTCTATAAAGAAGTTCACTCTTCAGCTTATGCTGGTTCACATGAGTTCtgatatttaaaacacaaaagagGACTAAGATACCCAGTCCAACTCCTGGCTAAGATGAAACAGTCTAGTCTTTCTTCTACCACGAGGGGAAGACTACTTTCACGTTCTTCTTAACCATCTTTTCACTCTCAATTTCTTGTCTCCTGAAAACTCCATAAATAAGATCACTCACAATTCCATGAGAACAACTAAAGACCTGCAGCATAGTATAGTCTAAACCCTTACAGGAATCATGTCTACCAGTCATAATGATATGCAACAAATTATCTAACCAAACTAAGCACTTAGCTTCAGAGTCTAAAACAGCTGCATTTGGCTAActtcatagttttttaaaaaaattcatgtaaCAAAACCAAGGTCTGAAAGCTGAATTCAAGCCTCTACATCCTATAAGAAGAAATCATATTTTAGCTTTtaaacaacaatttttaaaaattaaattatttatttttggctgcactaggtcttcgttGGGgcaaacaggggctactcttcattgtggcgtGTAGGCTTCTCAACGTGGTGGCTGCTCTTATTGCAGAGCTtcggctctagggtgtgtgggcttcagtaggcATGGCTtgcaggctccagggcacagtctcagtagctgtggcacacaggcctagttgttccatggcatgtgggatcttccaggaccagagatcaaacccgtgtctcctgcattggctggttaTTCTTCACCAATAAGCCACCAACGAAGCCCTAACCAACAGTGTATATGGCAGCTTATCTATTAATGTTTCAAAAATTTTAGAACCGGTTACAAAAGTCCCTACTTGTACATGTCAGTAAGAAATCTTGGTCCAGAGAGGAGTGCCTTAGATAGAAGGAGCACCCATGTGGGTCACCTGTACCCAAACATTTCTAAGCTTTCTTTAAGGACATGCACTGATGTGGACTTAGGTTGCAGGAATAGCAAAACAAGCCCCCCAGTTAAGGAAGACAATGAAGCTAACATCCTGGAAGAGAGATCACTTTCAATTTGGCAGAGAAGAAGTCCAAATCATTTGAAAAACTTGGTCAGACCCTTGCTGGTATTCTTACTATCATCCCAATCAGTGATTCTGTACTTCAGAGCACCACCAGGTAGCATGTAAAAGCTGCCAGGACAGGAGGGGGCACTAGCCAACAAGAAAGAAGTAGTGTTTCTCAGTGAATTGAGAAACCGTTTGGCAGCTTGTAATTGATGGGCAAGATCCCCTTCCATTATTAGAAAAGTAAAACTTTGCCCAAGAGTTTCTGGAAAGTGAGAGGTGTAGGGCTGTAAGCCACCCCACTCTTGTGAACAAATAGGTTTGGTTCACGTGAGATGCTCATCTCTTTTAAGGCTGTTGACACCCCAAAAGGAAGCAGTGGGGAAGTAAAGACAACACGAGATGAAAAAGCATGCTGGTCTTGCCTTCTGAGagggcccacactctgtctgtggagtgtgtttctctctaaataaatccacttcttacctatcactttgtctttccctgaattctttctgtgatgagatgTCAAGAACCCgagcttcaggcttccctggtggtctagtgattaagaaccgccttgcaatgcaggggaaaccagttcgattcctggtctgggaagatctcacaagTCGAGGGGCAACTAGGCCCCtcggccacaactactgagccttcacTCTGGAGCCTACATACAGCAACTGCTGAAGGCCTGAGTGCCCTAGGccttgtgctccacaacaaagaaagcaccacaatgagaagcccatacgaagagtagcccctgctcttcGCAAATATagaaagtccatgcacagcaacaaacacccagtgcagccaaaaaacaaacaaaaaaagaacctgagcttcattaagtcctgaaacTAGGAACTAAGACCCCCACCCACATagaggatggtgacttcagcctgAGCACAAGGTTCCTAAAacaccaccctgttacctcaccaccaaccaatcagaaaaaaGTCTGCACACAGTGGAAGATAATGAAGACTCTGACCTCCTTCCCAAATGATTCTCCCTTTAGAAACatttatagatataaaatatataaattatgtacacagtcgtgtctgattctttgcgaccccataaactatagcccatcaggctcctctgtcgatgggattctccaggcaagaatactagagtgggtagccatccccttctccaggggatcttcccgatccagggattgaactcatgtctcctgccttgcaggtggattctttaccatctgagaagcTTTCACGGTGGAGCGGAATCTTCAGAGCTGATGTCTGGACACATGTCCACCTTCTCACCAGGTTGCTAGGTTCCTCAATAAAGCAAACCTTCCCTTTccaacataacaacaacaaaagaagaagaaagagcagAGTAGTGAAGTCATCTGGTAATGAGATGTTCCAAGAGGGCTCCCCTCACTTCACTCTAGTTCCTTCAGCAAAAATCAAAGCCAGGACAGGGTACAGTGCTCCAAAGGGATCTAGCCCCTTTCAACTCTGAAGGAGCCAGATTGAGTGGATGGAGATGGGAAGTAGACATTGACTTTGAGGATGAGGAAGGTGCTGCCAGAGACAAGCAGAGGAATCAGTCCACTTATTTAGCCAAATTTAAGCCTCCAAGCTGCTGCCATGGTGCCTTCATTCCAGGAGCATAAGATCAAAactcccccaggctcaggggaagtGCCCAAAGGAGGTGGTTTTGGAATACAGGAGATATTGGATGGATACCTAGCACTCTGGAAAGGAAGTTCTGAAACGTTCTTTGTATTTAGATTCACTCGTACTTGGTTGATACATCAGAATCAACATCCCTACACAGCTTGTGGGTGTTTATTGTGTGAAGGTTCCCAGAGTCCTGGATCTGGACCAAAGACCCAGGCTTTCTTCTCTACcctctgcaaaacagctcaagtTCCTCTCATTGGCAACACACATTCCTTTACGTTATGGTCTGATCTCACTTATGTTATGTAGGAAATTAGCAGAAAGGTCTGTTGCAAGCTGAGACCTAGTAGTAGAAATGAAGGATTGCATCCTTTACCCCCATTCTTTCTTCATCCCATCACCAATACAGCACAGAGGTTATCAGTTATCTAGAACCAGGGGAAGAAAGAGGTAGAGTAACAACGACCTGAAGTAAGTCTAGGACGGAGGAACATGAATACACACGCTTTTGAGCCCATCTGAGATAGCCCCAGTGAAAGTCTCAGAATTGACTGGGGACACCATGGGAGAGGTGGCTAAATTTTTGCAATTCAGTAGGTAAAAGTTTGTAGTTCTTGAACTTGGGCAATAATAGATGATAGGGTCCACATGGGGTCTCACTGATGGCTCATTATGTCAACCTTGCAAACAAAGAACAAATCACAGTGAACCTTGAGACTAACCAAATTCCCCAAATGTCATCCTGTTATCTCACTGGCGCCTATCTTCCCAAAGCTgcgagaccaccagattccagacctccagCTATGTGACCATCCCtttagagaatttttcattggtggggtataagaaggACTCCGTCAGAA harbors:
- the TMEM202 gene encoding transmembrane protein 202, with protein sequence MEREEQTVFTFYYPEVPKVKGDRRYKRPTLPTQHPSALMPPKRRQQHVDQTHGYIRMFCGSLCGFSLLVLICMSPLNWVQFLVINDGLELYAGLWISCNHELCWSHTPKPPYYLQYSRAFFLISVFTILVVLGWLFSSCLPRRGRMTGNLDLKVSMLSFISASCLLLCLILFLEQVDLYSSETMESALLWPYQVNWGSDFIYLFAGIVSFLNYITSRSPPLDQDITAVPTEKSRLGFGPVTLPVEDDQSELQTESSSETSTHQI